A region of Streptomyces sp. WMMC500 DNA encodes the following proteins:
- a CDS encoding SAM-dependent methyltransferase, with the protein MAPEEGPALPGIPTDRPTSARAYDWMLGGKDSYEVDRDMLRVGLARFPEGLDMTRQNRLFLYRAVRYLAREAGIRQFLDMGCGLPTNNNVHQVAQKYGTSCRVVYVDIDPIVLAHGRALLADDDSTAVITADMRDQEVVLGHPDLQRLIDFDEPVAVLFLSVVHHLLDADDPRRILRTVIDSAVPGSYLTLSQVVSDDEEAAIGTTEYMNTNRVPWQTRTPAQVDAYTDGLEPVSPGLVNVAKWRPDPSQPPLPPVVPDLQQYVGATKRSDRLYEYGGILRKP; encoded by the coding sequence GTGGCGCCTGAAGAAGGACCCGCGTTACCGGGCATCCCGACCGACCGCCCCACCTCCGCCCGCGCCTACGACTGGATGCTGGGCGGCAAGGACAGCTACGAGGTCGACCGCGACATGCTCCGCGTCGGGCTGGCGCGGTTCCCCGAGGGCCTGGACATGACCCGGCAGAACCGGCTCTTCCTCTACCGCGCGGTGCGCTACCTCGCCCGGGAGGCCGGTATCCGGCAGTTCCTCGACATGGGCTGCGGCCTGCCGACGAACAACAACGTCCACCAGGTCGCGCAGAAGTACGGCACGTCCTGCCGGGTCGTCTACGTCGACATCGACCCCATCGTCCTGGCCCACGGCCGCGCGCTGCTCGCCGACGACGACTCCACGGCGGTGATCACCGCCGACATGCGCGACCAGGAGGTCGTCCTCGGCCATCCGGACCTCCAGCGGCTCATCGACTTCGACGAGCCGGTGGCCGTGCTCTTCCTCTCCGTGGTCCACCACCTCCTCGACGCCGACGACCCCCGCAGGATCCTGCGCACCGTCATCGACTCCGCCGTGCCGGGCAGTTACCTCACGCTCTCCCAGGTCGTCTCCGACGACGAGGAGGCCGCCATCGGCACGACCGAGTACATGAACACCAACCGCGTCCCCTGGCAGACCCGCACCCCCGCGCAGGTCGACGCCTACACCGACGGCCTGGAGCCGGTCTCCCCGGGCTTGGTGAACGTCGCGAAGTGGCGCCCGGACCCGTCCCAGCCGCCGCTGCCGCCGGTCGTGCCGGACCTGCAGCAGTACGTCGGCGCCACGAAGAGGAGCGACAGGCTGTACGAGTACGGCGGCATCCTCCGCAAGCCCTGA
- a CDS encoding type II toxin-antitoxin system prevent-host-death family antitoxin, giving the protein MSVTASEARKGLFPLIKKVNDDHEAIEIVSKHGNAVLVSAEDYAALREGSYLLRSPANARRLLKAYENALGHVNVSERELIDPDRADPGEGAE; this is encoded by the coding sequence ATGTCTGTGACGGCGAGCGAAGCCCGCAAGGGTCTCTTCCCGCTGATCAAGAAGGTCAACGACGATCACGAGGCCATTGAGATCGTCTCCAAGCACGGCAACGCCGTCCTCGTCTCGGCCGAGGACTACGCCGCCCTGCGCGAGGGCTCGTATTTGCTGCGCTCGCCGGCGAACGCGCGGCGGCTGCTCAAGGCGTACGAGAACGCCTTGGGCCATGTCAACGTGTCGGAGCGCGAGCTCATCGATCCGGACAGGGCCGATCCCGGCGAGGGTGCCGAGTGA
- a CDS encoding TetR/AcrR family transcriptional regulator, with translation MSIDEDERVAGVMSRRERLRLEASREIQAIALRQMAEGGPGAISLRGIAREMGMTARAIYSYFPTRDALITALISGIAASLAEAVETASNAVPDTDPGGRLLAWGQALREWALAHPESFRLFYGHPIPGYQPPEDGPVDQTARRVCRELTRLVAAAWPQARHRQPEETSWSVLHPDYVAKIQADLPDVPPAAAALALRVWGRMHGLVALEIDGHIHPVAGNPAALHHAEMLDLVRSLGLA, from the coding sequence GTGAGCATTGACGAGGACGAACGCGTCGCGGGTGTGATGAGCCGCCGGGAGCGGTTGCGGCTGGAGGCGAGCCGGGAGATCCAGGCCATCGCGCTGCGGCAGATGGCAGAAGGGGGGCCTGGAGCGATCTCACTGCGCGGCATCGCCCGCGAGATGGGGATGACCGCTCGCGCAATCTACAGCTACTTCCCCACCCGAGATGCCCTGATCACGGCACTGATCAGCGGAATCGCCGCTTCGCTCGCGGAGGCAGTGGAGACTGCCAGCAACGCCGTGCCCGACACCGATCCCGGCGGCAGGCTGCTGGCCTGGGGCCAGGCCCTGAGGGAATGGGCGCTGGCTCACCCGGAGAGCTTCCGACTCTTCTACGGCCACCCCATCCCCGGCTACCAACCCCCTGAGGACGGGCCGGTGGACCAGACGGCACGCCGTGTGTGCCGCGAGCTCACCCGCCTGGTGGCCGCCGCCTGGCCCCAGGCCCGGCACCGCCAGCCCGAGGAGACCTCCTGGTCCGTCCTTCACCCGGACTACGTCGCGAAGATCCAGGCGGATCTCCCGGACGTGCCACCCGCCGCGGCGGCGCTCGCCCTGCGCGTCTGGGGCCGGATGCACGGCCTGGTGGCCCTGGAGATTGACGGCCACATCCACCCTGTCGCGGGCAACCCGGCCGCCCTGCACCACGCCGAAATGCTCGACTTGGTCAGATCACTGGGCCTGGCCTAG
- a CDS encoding DUF1330 domain-containing protein, which yields MSAYVIVNVDVLDEEAGLAYAPVAQKSILSHGGRYLVAGPTPRPVEGAWGSSRFVVIEFPDMDRIREWYDSPEYRRAREIREGKVRVGMLFVEGAPPEGFSLPA from the coding sequence ATGTCCGCTTACGTCATCGTCAACGTCGATGTGCTCGACGAGGAGGCCGGCCTGGCCTACGCCCCCGTGGCCCAGAAGTCCATCCTCAGCCACGGCGGCCGTTATCTGGTCGCAGGCCCCACGCCCAGGCCCGTCGAAGGCGCCTGGGGCTCTTCCCGGTTCGTGGTCATCGAGTTCCCCGACATGGACCGGATCCGGGAGTGGTATGACTCCCCCGAGTACCGGCGGGCCCGGGAGATTCGAGAGGGCAAGGTTCGGGTGGGAATGCTGTTCGTCGAGGGCGCGCCGCCCGAGGGCTTCTCCCTCCCGGCTTAG